Proteins encoded by one window of Passer domesticus isolate bPasDom1 chromosome 10, bPasDom1.hap1, whole genome shotgun sequence:
- the WNT6 gene encoding protein Wnt-6 isoform X2, translating to MDPNSICRKTKRLAGKQAELCQLEPEIVQEVAKGTKLGVRECQYQFRFRRWNCTSHSKYFGKILQQDIRETAFVYAITAAGVSHAITQACSMGELLQCGCELTRSRAPPSPTAGPGTEGTAWEWGGCGDDVQFGYEKSQQFMDAKNKKGKNDIRALIDLHNNEAGRLAVRSYMRTECKCHGLSGSCTLRTCWRKMPHFREVGDRLLERFNGAFKVMGGNDGKTLIPVGDNIKPPDKQDLIYSADSPDFCSANRKTGSLGTRGRVCNSTAMDTSGCDLLCCGRGHRDETVVLEENCLCRFHWCCVVQCRKCSVRQELSLCI from the exons ATGGACCCCAACAGCATCTGCCGCAAGACGAAGCGGCTGGCGGggaagcaggcagagctgtgccagctggagCCAGAGATCGTGCAGGAGGTGGCCAAGGGCACCAAGCTGGGCGTCCGGGAGTGCCAGTACCAATTCCGCTTCCGCCGCTGGAACTGCACCAGCCACAGCAAGTACTTCGGCAAGATCCTGCAGCAGG ATATCCGTGAAACAGCCTTCGTGTACGCCATCACGGCGGCGGGAGTGAGCCACGCCATCACGCAGGCCTGCAGCATGGGcgagctgctgcagtgtggctgTGAGCTGACACGGAGCCGGGCCCCCCCCTCGCCCACGGCCGGGCCAGGCACAGAGGGCACCGCCTGGGAGTGGGGGGGCTGTGGCGATGATGTGCAGTTTGGCTACGAGAAATCCCAGCAGTTCATGGATGCCAAGAACAAGAAAGGCAAAAATGACATCCGAGCTCTTATCGACCTGCACAACAACGAAGCTGGGCGCTTG GCGGTGCGCAGCTACATGAGGACGGAGTGCAAGTGCCACGGGCTGTCGGGCTCCTGCACCCTGCGGACCTGCTGGCGGAAGATGCCCCATTTCCGCGAGGTGGGGGATCGCCTGCTCGAGCGCTTCAATGGGGCTTTCAAGGTGATGGGCGGCAACGACGGGAAAACCCTCATCCCTGTGGGCGACAACATCAAGCCTCCCGATAAACAGGACCTCATCTACTCGGCCGACTCACCTGATTTCTGCTCGGCTAATCGTAAGACGGGCTCCCTGGGCACCAGGGGCCGTGTCTGCAACAGCACAGCCATGGACACGAGCGGCTGCGACCTGCTGTGCTGCGGGAGAGGGCACCGCGATGAGACggtggtgctggaggagaaCTGCCTGTGCCGCTTCCACTGGTGCTGCGTGGTGCAGTGCCGCAAGTGCTCCGTCCGCCAGGAGCTCAGCCTCTGCATCTGA
- the WNT6 gene encoding protein Wnt-6 isoform X1: MLPSSRTQLGLFFILLCPANIIGLWWAVGSPLVMDPNSICRKTKRLAGKQAELCQLEPEIVQEVAKGTKLGVRECQYQFRFRRWNCTSHSKYFGKILQQDIRETAFVYAITAAGVSHAITQACSMGELLQCGCELTRSRAPPSPTAGPGTEGTAWEWGGCGDDVQFGYEKSQQFMDAKNKKGKNDIRALIDLHNNEAGRLAVRSYMRTECKCHGLSGSCTLRTCWRKMPHFREVGDRLLERFNGAFKVMGGNDGKTLIPVGDNIKPPDKQDLIYSADSPDFCSANRKTGSLGTRGRVCNSTAMDTSGCDLLCCGRGHRDETVVLEENCLCRFHWCCVVQCRKCSVRQELSLCI; this comes from the exons gGCAGTGGGGAGCCCCCTGGTCATGGACCCCAACAGCATCTGCCGCAAGACGAAGCGGCTGGCGGggaagcaggcagagctgtgccagctggagCCAGAGATCGTGCAGGAGGTGGCCAAGGGCACCAAGCTGGGCGTCCGGGAGTGCCAGTACCAATTCCGCTTCCGCCGCTGGAACTGCACCAGCCACAGCAAGTACTTCGGCAAGATCCTGCAGCAGG ATATCCGTGAAACAGCCTTCGTGTACGCCATCACGGCGGCGGGAGTGAGCCACGCCATCACGCAGGCCTGCAGCATGGGcgagctgctgcagtgtggctgTGAGCTGACACGGAGCCGGGCCCCCCCCTCGCCCACGGCCGGGCCAGGCACAGAGGGCACCGCCTGGGAGTGGGGGGGCTGTGGCGATGATGTGCAGTTTGGCTACGAGAAATCCCAGCAGTTCATGGATGCCAAGAACAAGAAAGGCAAAAATGACATCCGAGCTCTTATCGACCTGCACAACAACGAAGCTGGGCGCTTG GCGGTGCGCAGCTACATGAGGACGGAGTGCAAGTGCCACGGGCTGTCGGGCTCCTGCACCCTGCGGACCTGCTGGCGGAAGATGCCCCATTTCCGCGAGGTGGGGGATCGCCTGCTCGAGCGCTTCAATGGGGCTTTCAAGGTGATGGGCGGCAACGACGGGAAAACCCTCATCCCTGTGGGCGACAACATCAAGCCTCCCGATAAACAGGACCTCATCTACTCGGCCGACTCACCTGATTTCTGCTCGGCTAATCGTAAGACGGGCTCCCTGGGCACCAGGGGCCGTGTCTGCAACAGCACAGCCATGGACACGAGCGGCTGCGACCTGCTGTGCTGCGGGAGAGGGCACCGCGATGAGACggtggtgctggaggagaaCTGCCTGTGCCGCTTCCACTGGTGCTGCGTGGTGCAGTGCCGCAAGTGCTCCGTCCGCCAGGAGCTCAGCCTCTGCATCTGA